The Tigriopus californicus strain San Diego chromosome 10, Tcal_SD_v2.1, whole genome shotgun sequence region CAACTCCATCACCTGACAGTGAAGGCCCTTGAAGTCGTGGAAGCCAAACGAAGTGACTAGTCAAGATAGAGGCATTTCAAGAGGCCCAATGGCAAGATATATCCAGAGGAGAGGCTTACCCAGTTTATGCGCCGGGTCTTTGAACATCTCCAGAATGTATTGCTCTCTTTGGAGAGCCCCTTCGTAGGAACTGCCTCGTTTAAAGAACTTGATGGCCACCCGGCTGTTGTCGCGAACACTGTGAGCCGAGTAAACCACGCAACATCTGTAATCACCAAGACCATGAGCAACAAAGTCAACCCCGCGAGAATCGCATATCCCTCTAGCATAATCTATCTCTTCTCTGACCCACCTGCCTTCGCCTATGAGATCGTCAATTCGATACGAGTTATCGCCATTGTCCGAGAAATCAATCATCTCGCCACTTTCAAACACGGGACGTTCGTCCTCGAGTTCATCGTCTTCCATGATGATGAGGGATCACCGGATTCAATGCCCAAGCGGCTGACTTGATCGATCTGCTCAAGAGTGGCACAGGACCACAGTGTGGTCCACGGACACGCACGCAACCGTTCCAAGGTGAATCCAACCACGTCCCGTCATAGCCCAAGCCCTTCCATGTGATCCTCAATTCCTCTGATTGGATCTTGAACCTGACCAAGCTCTTCAGATCATCGGAGGTCGTCCGGGTCGGTCTGTTTGGGTTGTTTGGGTTGTCATGGGAATGGAACGAACAAATGGAACTATCAAGGTTAGCGGACTGGGCGTGAGAGTGCGAGTACGTCGTGTCAGTAGTGAGCGGTGAGGCATGCCTTTCTTGGATGGGCAGACTTAGGACACTATTGTTCGTCTCGACTAGCATTTGGGGAAGGCTGAACTGGGCCTTGACAGTAGTGAAAGTGCGATCGCTGTGGCCGTTCAAGGCCCCGCTGGAGGATAGAAATGGAGAAAGAGAGTGGTCAGAAATTGTTGTTTTCCATGAGCGGAGGTAGTGCCCGTAGCGCCCTCTGCTCTGCCTTGTTTGTGGACAGACAAACATGGGGAGCAAGCACAGAGTTACTAGAGTCGTCTGTCTTGGGCATCCTCAtccaatttttttccagatAATGGACCGGGTCCAACGTGTTCGTTTCGTACTCCTTACTCTGGTCGAAGAGAAGgaggttgtgcccaaacaactcaaattcccTTGCATAGCAATTAGTTACCACTAGGGACGAGCAAATTGTGTAAAActatttttgtcactaaagaccatttttttacacatttgcacttttcacctttataTGTACCTTTTTACTctcattttgcacttttttctaCATTTGACCTAAAACTGTTTATTTTGGTTTAAATCAGAACTTTTTGCTTTAGAATTGGTTTctacatttgaaatcaaaggctgccTTCAAAATAGagacatttgattttgaacaatcaatgtcaaatatcaaattttgcAGGCCCAAAGTACTTCACTTTTAGTTGAGAAACAagggaaaacaaaaatgaaataagccaatttcaagtcaagagaGAAGTTAAGTAGAGAGCTCGGATAGTTCAGCAGCACCCAAAAACGCAACATAGGTGTCATAATTGTGATGTTTATGATGGGAGCTATCCAAAGATCTACATAGTGAGTATCAATTGGTGCCTAAGCCAGCCGGTACTGGCCTCTTCAGTCTGCCTAGCCAATGTGGGTTTTGGCGCCAACTTTCCGGATCAAGCTCAAGAACACAGTCTTGCCTGTAAATAGAGCTCACTCTATTGCACAATCAATGAGTAGTAGAGCCAACTTCACCCTCATAGATTTGTCTTTAGTGAGCTACTTATCATATCCAGATATATAACAGTCTAGTTCTGGTCATCTTAGCAAATCTGAGCAAGTGGGGGTAAATCAATACAATAGCTGCCTTACTTACTTCCTCCAGGCTAGAAAAATTCCAACTTTTCCCTAGTTAGATCAATGTAAAAACGAAGCATTACTTGATctaattcaaaaaagttatgtcaatttggtccaagttGAGGCTTAATTTGTTTTCGTGTAAAATGcatcttttcaagtttgaactACTGTGAAAAATAGGAGaatttcccttcttttttattctatttgcaccttttgttacaATTTGAGGCCTTATACAACTTTTTCTGCACATTTTGGGCCTATTTTGGCATCTCTTTGTCTCTAAAAGACTGctattttgctcattttgccTGTCCCTAGTTATCACTCCTTCATGGTCTCATGTTTGGCCCTTCAACATTTTAATCACTAAGGTCTATTGTAGACTAGATACTACACCAGGTTATGCAGTAAAAAAGGACCTGGCATAAGTACTCATGATGAACACGttataaacataaatgagagGTTGCACACAATCTTTCCGAAACTTGAGGAGCATACTTATGAAAACAGGccccatagataacttcatatatggtTATAGTTTTCTATGACAGGCCCCttgttgcttcttcttcttcagtcACATGTTCAGTGATGCTTTTtgtatttgaacaagttttcttcaaccatcaaacaagaCAAGTTTTGTTATCATCTGGAAAATAAGCACTGAATGCGTTTCGTCATTTGACATGATGGGTTTTCTCGAAATTTCAGCAAGCTATTCCAACCTACATTGAACTCAAGTCAACATGGTGCAATGCTTCAACCATTGTTTGCCACAACCTTTTTACTCCCATGTGCTGCACGTTTTGTCCAGCAAAGTGATCAATAAATCAGATCTGTATAAATCTGTGGGAACAAGAGGGTTCCAgatagtgctggggcaagtccagGAAAAGTTGGACTTGTAGGAGTTTGCCCTTGAGTGCACACTCAAGTCCAGTAGATTCAAATTTTACAAGCGTTAAATAGCAAAGGCTTTGGATGCTGATGAAACCCCTCCAAGAAGGAATCATAATTGAATGCTTGAGATAAAATTGAAGTGCAGTAGCAACTTTTCccaatcatttcaaatcaatcttCAAGCATTGGTGACATGGCTAATCTAAGAACCAacttgtttgcttcaacacaAGAATTAACAACTGTTTAAGCAACAAAATGATGGTTAATGctaaatttgaccaaaaataagcAAATGTGAGTAACTTTCCAGgtaagcaaaaacaaaaaaaagtcgtTTATAGAACATCTATGAAAGGGTAATCAATTGGTTTATAGTTGAAAATATGCCATTTCATACAGCGTGGATACGTTCATTAATGGCCAACATGGATGGTCCTCAATTATCCTTCTTGAAGGTATAATAGATTTATTCTATTCAAAACACAGAAAAAACTGGAATGTCAGTTTTTTTATATCTGCGCCAGATCACATCAACCTTGGGATATTTTGAGACAATTTATGACATTCCATTGGAATAATATTCATAACCAAAACAAATGAGATACATGTAAACTATTCACTATTACTTGTCCACACCTAGACAATGCAGAGGGCGCTGTCACACGTGCTCCATAACTCAACTTAAATTCTACATGGCGAAAATAAGAAAGCCCAGGTGAGAATCAGGCAAAATGTTTGTTGGCAGAGAGTCATTCCAAGATGAGAACAGGGAAGACAAGGAGGGGCTGCCTTGTTGTTGACTTTGACTTGAACTGCTGTCTCCTCCTGTGCTCCCAGAAACATATTAACGTCAAAACATTCGACCTTCCATCTAACTGAACAACTTCATGAATCATGACCATATGGATTGGATGATACTCGAGGTTACTTTGAAAGAACGTGAAAgacttgattttgatcaatggAATCAGGGCAGCAATgagaaaaatcgagattgatcgaatttctgccactttctgccacaagtagctgaaaatggcagaaagtggcaaaaaatggcaggaattgttggaaggtggtcaaaaatagccGCCGGTGTTTAGGATGGCCGatattgattctaaaagatgtcaaagacaataAGGATCATATGGTttagataagtttttcaagcgtcctttgctaaaaagcatattgataaagcattggttgaaatgcaaaatgttcctcaaatattgatatttatactgtttgatggttgattgaattgataacagtatccatagaccacttgcatTATTCAAGGCaaagatgggaaaaatcgagattgattgaatttctGCCACCTCCTGCCACAAGTGCccgaaaatggcagaaagtggcaaaaaatggggaaaaaatcctggaaggtggtcaaaaatgaccGCCAGTGGTTAGAATTCCcaatcttgattttaaaaggTGTCAAAGACAATAAAGATCATAGGGTTTGAATGAGTTTTTCATGTCTtctttgctaaaaagcaaattggtatagcattggctgaaatgcaaaatgttccttgaATACTAATATTTAAAcagtttgatggtttgattgcATTGATAAAAGgatccatagaccactggcagtatccaaggcctagccacaataagtatagttcttttcattgtcatcaaaatggttattgaatccgatataacttttttaaatgcatttgtCGTGATTTTGACTTTAGAAAGTCGAGGTCAAATGGCATCTCTGACTCAAATCGATTGAGGTGGAAAACTTCAAACTTgatcacacaccaatgacgtttagtggttgtatgtcacatttgatgcaaaatacccatcccagcGTGTCAAGcctacatacaggtaggcttaaaaagtAACGGAAGTGTTCATgaatactagaaaaagatgatttaaaATGCTAttattatttctattttttgccactttctgccattttctgccaggtggtagaaaatggcttttaataatttctcatccctgttGCAGACAAGTAGTCCGGTGTAGTCAACTTATGgtcttaaaaaatgaactctgagatgaAAGCTCGGAAGCTTGCGTACAATGGAGGTTGCGTTGGTTGCCTTTCGTCCGTGACGAAGcgtattgtaacttttgaagattttttgggTTGAAATCGAAAATGTTACGGATTTGAATCCACAAAAACCGTTTAGCTCTGAGGTTGATTTTATGATATACTAAGTGCCAAATTGTAAGACCCATTCATCTTACCCCCACAAGAAAAGAACTTTAGCAATTTATCTGAAATTCCGAGATATATTGCTAAATATATAGCCTTAATCCCCTCATTTCACAGCCTATGCTAATAGTCCGACCCCTGCAGTGCTGTATTTGGTGACGTCACCCACCTGGCAGCTGGAGCATTCCAAGTGCGCCACCGTTGCGGATAATTTGGAATGATATTACGGACCTATGAGCGATATGAGCTTGAATTCTCAATTGGTCATTTAAGTATTCGCCAGACTAGTTGGTCACCTGGGATGATTCATTGATTCTCATCTCCTTACCAAGTCATAATTGTGCGTGAGGAATAAGTTTGAAAGTTGCTTGAATATCCAGCTCTCCTTTATATACTTTCATCCAGAGATTGGTCAACTTCGGCTCACTCTGAGATCTAGTCAACGTTTTGGGCACCCTGCATTCAAGGTTTTTGATTTTTCGGTAGCTTGGCGGTACTGGATCCAGCTTCATTactcaatggatggatggatggatggatggatggaccgACCGAGATAGACCTTGCATAAACCAGTCTGTCGACTAGTCACTATTCACTCAATTTGTCCGTGTCAACAATCCAATCCCAGAGAAGACCGACAATCGAGGCCAACCCACGGGTCCCTAGCTAATATGCCGTGTACGTAGAGCCAGGAGGCGAGCCTAGAATCCACGGGCTCGAAATGCCCACTCAAGTCATCTTCCTGGTGGATTTGGACCATCTGGTCCCATTGTTGAGTTCCTCCGTCTCATCAGATTTGTCGTTGGAGTCGTCGTCGAGCTGCTCGCTGGATTTGACGTCCTTGTTTGAGCGGGTGCACCGCCTGATCTTGAGGATCCTGTGCTCGTTTGTCTCGTTCCAGGATGCTCATCTGGATCGGGTGGAGAGTCCGCAATTTGACGTCAAGACCTTCAGCAGTACGGGCTTCTTCCCGCCGTTACGGAGTGGGCGATGGGGATTCCGCGATTTCCGCGAGGAACACCTCGAAACCTTGATGAACGAGCTTAGTAGCCACTTTGAACAGATCACCGAGACTTGGTTTTGGCCCCATTCACCTCAACCGGCTCAGTATCGCAGGCATTTAATCAATGAGAAACGCAAATGCAACGCCCATCAATGGTTTCAAGCTTTGGAGGAGATTGCGGTGAGTTAGGACATGAGATGGACGAAATAAAAGGGTTAGGGTTCGGAGAAAATATGCGACTATCGAGGTGATTTCGTTTTGCAGCTGTTATACGAGTGGGACCGTCCGGATTTGGAATCCCCGGtgaaaaaattcaatgaatcACAGACGGGACCCAAACCAGCGGCTAATCTCGTCTACGTGCTGTCCAAATTGCCGCATGATGCTAGTGAAATGGGACAATTTTTTGGCTCACAGCGCGACCAGTGGAGCTCACGAGATGTGTTTCAACAGTTATTCGCTCGCAAGAGTGCCAAGACCCTGACCAATGTGTTCAAGGGCGATGCGGATGTGAGAGTCAATATTGTGGACACGGGATGCTTGTTCGAGTCAGGGGGGAATCCCCCGCTTTGCTTGGAAGTCTTTCAAAAGGCGCTCAAGACGTTCAAAGGACAAGTGATTGATTTCCGACGGAGTTTGAAGTCCGAATCCATCCCATGTGCCCTTAACGCGTGGTTCTTGCCCCAAACTGAACCTTTCAGAAAAAGTATCGACGCCATCACTGCTCAAGAGAATGAGTTTGACACCCAGACCAGTTTGCTCGTAGAAGCGTTGGATCAAAACTTTCGTAGTGTGACCCTTCCCCTCCCCGAATCGTCTAGTGCCAACGTGCGATCCGGTAAAAGAAAATGGGGCAAATCTCCcgtgaaaaagaacaaagtgAGCCATCGGTTGGAGAAAACCAAGTCGTCCACGTCAGAAACTCGCTCTGTTAGTAGCCGAGGAGCGAGCTTGATGCGTCTGGGGTCTCAAACCTTCGAGAAACGACAGAGGAGCAATAACGATGCCGATGGGGACGATCCAAGTGAGCAACCACCTGCCTCTAAAAGATCATCCATTCTCACCCCAGTGGAAAAAGAAGCCGATCGTGAGCGAGTCAAACTAGAGGGCCTATTTAAACCTTACCAAGCCCAAAGTTTAGAGAGTTGTCTGAAGATTTTGTGGGAGTGTCAAGTTCAAGCCTTGAAACGGGGCGATTCGGACGGGATGTTGGTGGCTCTGGCTGAACTGACCGTGTCCTCGCTTATAAGTTGCATAAAAAATAACAACTCTCGAGTTAGTGAGGCGGATGAGCCGCCTCAATCCGTTGAAGACGTGACCAGGCTTAATTTTTTAGTGGGGCCGATACAAGTCGGGCAGAGAAAAACCAGTCAAACCTCAGATGGGCGTATTCGTGACCATAAGTTACAGGTAAATATGAAGCCAATTATACGAAAAACTCGTCGTATGAGACACTTGTCGTTTGCGCCTCCTGTAGGCTCTGTACCGAATTGAGCTCCACCGTTGGTCGGTGAGCAATAGAGATATTTTGGAGGAGGAAATCTTGATTCATCTTCGTCAGATCTCGATATGGGAATCGCCCAAGGTCATGTTTCGATTTCTCACGGACTGTCTTACACCTACATACTTAAGAGATCAGCCCGACCTCTTATGTCAAATTTATGACGAGCTCAACATAGAGCGACATGAATCTCTACCTCAGCTTTTCTCTCCGTCGAAAAGACATTGCTTGAGGTTAGTTTGCAATTACCATTGGCCGGAAATGTTGGTTTCTTCACTTATTACGATGGTCTCTTATTGGATGATTTCTTTAGCATTGCTCCAGTCCAAGAACCTGGCCCATCGTCAGTGTTTCCATCCATGGGCGTGAACTCTGATGTCTCGATTAATGGACTGGATGAAAAACTCATGAAGATAACATCAAGGAAGCAATTAGAGAAACTCAACAAGCGCTTTGAAAATACTCGAAGACAGATCAATCTCGAAAGCAAACGGTCATCTTTACCTCGGACAAACATTGCAAAAGGTAATGTCGAACGCTTCCTATTCATTTGTGCGTGCCCACAAGTCGATTTCAAGGAGTATATCCTCCCCCTCAGGTGCATCTAGAGAAATTGGGAAACTGTCCCGAATCCAACCTACTCGTGCCGTATCCTTTCCCTCGTCAGAGAAGGAAGTGACTTCCCAAAAGCTCCGGGCAAAACGGAATCTGTGTTTCGAGAGCGACTCGCCTCCTGTGCCATCGACTTCAAAATCAGTTACAGCCTCTCTTAGCTTGGTAGGGAAGAAATCTCCGAGGAAGAAGATCATTTCCACTCCAAGAAAGAAAGCTACCCTTTCGATCAACCATCACAAGAAGCGGTCTCGtgagttttcttttgtttctgcAATCTTAAAACTGTGGTCGCATTAGTTATTACTCCTTGTTTGAAATCCAGGATCAGCGACTCTATCTAAACTCATGACACCGAGGAAGCGACATCAAATTCTAGCCCCCGAAACGCCCAGCAGAAAAGTCAAGATGAGACGAAAAACGGACGGAGTACTCTCCATCAAAGAATCTCCCAACGTGGATGCCTACAAACAGAGATCGGCTATGACACCGAGACGAACTCAGGCTAGTCTAGATTTGCGTAGCAAGGCTTCCTTCTATGCGGGTAAGTGAGGGTCTCATCCGAGGAGGGAAGATTAAACTGAAGCATCGATCGCATGGGCagatttgtgaaaaatgttgattcaTTTAATTAATATCTGGTGGTCAGATCAAATTGAACGAGAATGAGGAACGAAATTTTAGTCATCTCAACTGATAACAAGATTTTTGTTGAGGAGAGTAAGTCATGGACTGGTATTTAATCAGTAACAACCGACATTTAAGGACATCAATATAAATGCTCCTAGTGTTGTCCCTTCCATGTCTTTAATCACTTGTCGAGACATAAAAGTACCTCTTATAGCATCATAATTTGGTTCGGCTCgctcatgacgatgctttagcTCGTATTCAAAGAGATCGCAAATTGCTAGGCCGAGAGGACGAGAAGAACCTTTATTTTCTAAAAGATCGTTTTTCTCCGTTAGGCAAAGTGTCTCGGAATTTGATGAAGGCGTCTGAGAAGGTGGCTCAAACGAAGTTCGAGGCTAGTGGTATTGTTTACCGATCCCACGGGAAGAGTGCCGTGCGAGGTGACCCAAGGACACCTCCCAGCGCTGACCAAAATCCGAAGGATCGTCGCTCATCATGGGAAACGTTTTTCCCGCATCTTGTCAAATTCTCCCGTCCAGAATCGCAAACCAGTCATGATAGTCCTGTAAAACGATTAACTCCGGCTCAGTCGGCGGCATTCAACACTCCGAAGAAAAATCACGATCAAACACCTCGCAAATCGGATTCGTCTCGGAAAGTCTCTTTCAACACGACACCCCAGGCCCCCACCCCCAAAAGTGTGGGGAAGAGCAATCCGAAGGGCATTCTGAAGACCCCTCATAAAGACGAAGCGCGTGTTGGTCCCAGCAAGATGCTCTTCTTCGATATGGGAACGCCTTATAAAATGCCAACTGACCCAAACAAGACCCCGTTGAAGACtcggaatgaaattgaagtacGGAAAAGTCCACGCCAACTCCTTCGGATGCACCGTGAAGGCCTACATTCTCAAAGCGCCTCTTCATTCCATACCCCTGAGAAAAGGCCAGATCGAACGATCTCACATACCATAACAAGCTcagaaaacattgaaaatgaaaaaggtaGTCACAATTCCATTCCGCCTTTGAGTTTTCAGGACGACCCAGAGCCACAGTCAATTGTTCCTCCCAATTTGGATGGAGTCAAATCTCAAGGTACTTTGTTTATATTTAAATATTATGATGTGATGTGTATTTTAAATCTACCATTATCTTTTTAGTCCTCTTTTATTCACCCACGAAGCCAACAAAGGCCAGCTTCAAGGAGT contains the following coding sequences:
- the LOC131888297 gene encoding uncharacterized protein LOC131888297, which codes for MPTQVIFLVDLDHLVPLLSSSVSSDLSLESSSSCSLDLTSLFERVHRLILRILCSFVSFQDAHLDRVESPQFDVKTFSSTGFFPPLRSGRWGFRDFREEHLETLMNELSSHFEQITETWFWPHSPQPAQYRRHLINEKRKCNAHQWFQALEEIALLYEWDRPDLESPVKKFNESQTGPKPAANLVYVLSKLPHDASEMGQFFGSQRDQWSSRDVFQQLFARKSAKTLTNVFKGDADVRVNIVDTGCLFESGGNPPLCLEVFQKALKTFKGQVIDFRRSLKSESIPCALNAWFLPQTEPFRKSIDAITAQENEFDTQTSLLVEALDQNFRSVTLPLPESSSANVRSGKRKWGKSPVKKNKVSHRLEKTKSSTSETRSVSSRGASLMRLGSQTFEKRQRSNNDADGDDPSEQPPASKRSSILTPVEKEADRERVKLEGLFKPYQAQSLESCLKILWECQVQALKRGDSDGMLVALAELTVSSLISCIKNNNSRVSEADEPPQSVEDVTRLNFLVGPIQVGQRKTSQTSDGRIRDHKLQALYRIELHRWSVSNRDILEEEILIHLRQISIWESPKVMFRFLTDCLTPTYLRDQPDLLCQIYDELNIERHESLPQLFSPSKRHCLSIAPVQEPGPSSVFPSMGVNSDVSINGLDEKLMKITSRKQLEKLNKRFENTRRQINLESKRSSLPRTNIAKGASREIGKLSRIQPTRAVSFPSSEKEVTSQKLRAKRNLCFESDSPPVPSTSKSVTASLSLVGKKSPRKKIISTPRKKATLSINHHKKRSRSATLSKLMTPRKRHQILAPETPSRKVKMRRKTDGVLSIKESPNVDAYKQRSAMTPRRTQASLDLRSKASFYAGKVSRNLMKASEKVAQTKFEASGIVYRSHGKSAVRGDPRTPPSADQNPKDRRSSWETFFPHLVKFSRPESQTSHDSPVKRLTPAQSAAFNTPKKNHDQTPRKSDSSRKVSFNTTPQAPTPKSVGKSNPKGILKTPHKDEARVGPSKMLFFDMGTPYKMPTDPNKTPLKTRNEIEVRKSPRQLLRMHREGLHSQSASSFHTPEKRPDRTISHTITSSENIENEKGSHNSIPPLSFQDDPEPQSIVPPNLDGVKSQVLFYSPTKPTKASFKEYESGPTPSIPQLSTRQQMEFPEDAEITTTQPTFNLSSMGNEKLRRAPRNRVVRQSSKSSLTGSSESESKPNSELEICSIDESGILSNCKRYNIDNTGDRVKDTSRERSIEIVSKENQQLQVTIPLVRLSKEELLEKYHQTIEEGDNEPLRKTGSVTVTSPVKVDLVKDITRKSSTACDRRPTRRRHKALNFDLDSTTASTTENNDKIIPTSVSSNEQSSLTFSDRYPSTCSSIGDEDIPDEIPKLVVSPSLLNDSVTKRVSAPNINPPDLPKIIGLPKPFSGNLVEGIDRAGVGKQLPLLDQKGDSDSSRRPSRRRISVNRFGIDDITLEEVFSSPSRKKPFSNATPSKNAPKQSEPITPVGKIDPSDQDVMVTPSPKRAKKRLRSMSSMPKLRCAHRVLVRWIFDGETERIQDIVRPGGQITTANSFSPTRGELCATAESPGPPKSPGKFWSVANITQSPRGEIKMKIQRTKKLQTNFVQRLSRSATMELGLSPGKLSKMIYQNSPSPKPKTSTAEPIVTPVKLLGKDEYSPHTFVTPRSLNQRSTKSSAGFSPLSSMGLFDLTKSPLVMDQASHGSEVNDVLEKRQLPRSRSSSRRVNKKLYNELM